TAATCCTTTTGTAATGATCGCATCGCTATCCGCCTCGAAATGGATGCAACCGTCTTTTTCTGTTGTATGTAACCACACTTGAGACTGACATCCTTTCACAATGTTGTCTGCGTTCTTATGCTCTTCAGCTAATTCAGATAACTCCTTACCAAGGTTAATGATGTGCTCGTATTTATCCATCCAGTCATCGAACATACCAAACTCCTCTACTATCTCTTTCTGTAATTCTTCTATTGTCATAATAGACTTAAGCAAACATTTTTATTACTCTCTTCAATCCTTCAACCAGTACTTCTATTTCTTCTTTTGTGTTGTAGAACGCAAAGGAAGCTCTAACAGTTCCCGGTATACCATATCGTGCCATCAAGGGCTCTGTACAGTGGTGTCCTGTTCTAACAGCGATTCCTAA
Above is a window of Flavobacteriales bacterium DNA encoding:
- a CDS encoding SufE family protein — translated: MTIEELQKEIVEEFGMFDDWMDKYEHIINLGKELSELAEEHKNADNIVKGCQSQVWLHTTEKDGCIHFEADSDAIITKGLVAIMVRVLSDHKASEIVAAKMDFINEIGLAEHLSPTRSNGLLAMIKQMKLHALAYSSKQ
- a CDS encoding aminotransferase class V-fold PLP-dependent enzyme, which produces LGIAVRTGHHCTEPLMARYGIPGTVRASFAFYNTKEEIEVLVEGLKRVIKMFA